From a region of the Deltaproteobacteria bacterium genome:
- a CDS encoding SBBP repeat-containing protein yields the protein MKYIFIIIFLSLSLNFSLSACLNYDFCIRDTDCISCQECINGACTAVILGQDPKNDCPGATACDGASRCFTLAAGLFCNHDYECDSGQCDLDENICWEPKQTGEECKIDNDCKSKNCAHHGICCPTVCKRGCESCESGTCEAIADGEDLYDFCPGVAACDGNGQCWALSAKANCEADYQCASTHCKDYNCYAASIGEACHEDFECLSNHCGEEGICCQEACTGSCNSCNNKYTCLTMGMCAPIPKDTDPFNLCDSLLTCDGNGMCQPEWNGVLQFGGILYDGFGGLVADNSGFIYGVGATNSILGYNYKGGMDAFIALFDFSGNNRWTNQFGATNDDYAARVDLDDNGNIYVCGWTSGDSLEGQSISGASDVFLRKYNSNHQLQWTRVFGSVAEDRCHNLVVDDAGNAYLCGSADNALPGNQSSGGSDAFIAKYDTNGDRQWITQFGTVYADVAMDIDTDGSYLYITGATNGSLFSTNQGGSDLFWVVYDLFGQTQLIKNQSGSAADDYGWTLSLDNKGAIYIAGSTKGSVDAEINQGATDILLQKYLIDGSWQWTRQYGDAGAQEAFDVVYHYGNVYLTGTGYSLVLFSEQGEFMWSQNANPTVGHISYAIAVDAADNICIGGYTFGTLGKNSFGFVDAVLIKYNTSGDLL from the coding sequence ATGAAATATATATTTATTATAATTTTTTTAAGTCTTTCTCTGAATTTTTCTCTTTCGGCCTGCCTTAATTATGACTTTTGCATACGTGATACGGATTGTATATCATGTCAAGAATGTATAAATGGTGCATGCACTGCTGTTATTTTAGGCCAAGACCCTAAAAACGACTGTCCTGGCGCTACTGCTTGCGATGGTGCTTCTCGGTGTTTTACCCTAGCTGCAGGGTTATTTTGCAATCATGACTATGAATGTGACTCAGGGCAATGCGACCTTGATGAAAACATATGCTGGGAGCCCAAACAAACCGGTGAAGAATGCAAAATCGATAATGATTGTAAAAGCAAAAACTGTGCTCATCATGGCATATGTTGCCCTACTGTGTGTAAAAGGGGTTGTGAGAGTTGTGAGTCTGGCACTTGTGAAGCAATAGCTGATGGTGAAGATCTTTATGATTTTTGCCCTGGTGTTGCTGCATGTGATGGCAATGGCCAATGTTGGGCATTGTCTGCAAAAGCTAATTGCGAAGCAGACTATCAGTGTGCAAGCACACATTGCAAAGATTACAACTGTTATGCAGCATCTATCGGCGAAGCATGTCATGAAGATTTTGAATGTCTAAGTAATCATTGTGGCGAAGAAGGTATTTGCTGCCAAGAAGCATGTACTGGTTCATGCAACTCGTGCAATAATAAATATACTTGCTTAACTATGGGTATGTGTGCCCCAATACCCAAAGATACTGACCCATTTAATTTATGCGATAGTCTATTAACCTGCGATGGCAATGGTATGTGTCAACCAGAATGGAATGGAGTTTTGCAATTTGGCGGAATTCTTTATGATGGCTTTGGTGGTCTTGTTGCTGATAATTCAGGATTTATTTATGGTGTTGGCGCTACTAATAGCATTCTTGGCTATAATTATAAAGGTGGCATGGATGCCTTTATTGCCTTATTTGATTTTTCTGGAAACAATCGCTGGACTAACCAATTTGGCGCAACCAATGATGATTATGCTGCAAGAGTAGACCTTGATGATAATGGTAATATTTATGTTTGCGGTTGGACAAGTGGCGATAGTCTAGAAGGTCAAAGCATATCAGGCGCCTCTGATGTTTTTTTGCGCAAATATAATTCTAATCATCAACTACAATGGACACGGGTGTTCGGTTCTGTTGCTGAAGATCGTTGTCATAATTTAGTAGTTGATGATGCAGGCAATGCCTATTTATGTGGTTCTGCAGATAACGCTTTACCCGGTAACCAAAGTTCAGGTGGCAGTGATGCCTTTATTGCCAAATATGATACTAATGGCGATCGCCAATGGATTACCCAATTCGGAACTGTTTATGCAGATGTAGCCATGGATATCGATACAGATGGTTCTTATTTATATATAACAGGTGCAACAAACGGCTCTTTATTCTCAACTAATCAAGGTGGTTCTGATTTATTTTGGGTTGTTTATGATCTATTCGGACAAACCCAACTTATTAAAAATCAAAGCGGCTCAGCTGCAGATGATTACGGCTGGACACTTTCGTTAGATAATAAAGGTGCAATTTATATTGCTGGTTCTACGAAAGGCTCAGTTGATGCTGAAATAAATCAAGGTGCTACTGATATTTTATTGCAAAAATATTTAATTGATGGTTCTTGGCAATGGACACGTCAATATGGCGATGCTGGAGCGCAAGAGGCCTTTGATGTAGTTTATCACTATGGCAATGTATACCTAACTGGCACTGGCTATTCTCTGGTACTATTTTCTGAGCAAGGCGAATTTATGTGGTCACAAAATGCAAACCCTACTGTAGGTCATATTTCATATGCCATTGCTGTTGATGCTGCTGATAACATTTGTATAGGCGGATACACTTTTGGTACTCTGGGCAAAAATAGTTTTGGTTTTGTAGATGCAGTATTAATCAAATATAACACCAGTGGTGATTTGTTATAA
- a CDS encoding caspase family protein, with the protein MEINHQRFYFTFIIFLLLSLSSISHAAVVRYAIVVGNNIGIDANGKQPFPPLQHAEREAISLYNRLIELANFDASHKRTILLTGASRDEILKAAATIASQKKADEQLYDKVDSLFAFFFSGHGQSGRLLLQDKPLSTADLVQIFHKINATLQLGVFDACYSGSLDQAALAEKGAKLTPGVNLFNELPQEVLLSEGSIWLVSSGAGEVSYEDSELGGVFMHFFTEALEKAPRDGIGITLDSIWDYTRRNTVAYTADRDRRQIPQQFVTRLKSSGPLYLSFPNNRSSTLILAEELKGRVILEYADGQFFEVIDKQQGDRKEIKIFPGTANVKFIDSKENLIQESFQFNNNSIIILHTPQEHSIIASLGRKSKKLWAKGSYHSLYAREFIPAVTTSIGVEARQGISSRGILLPASSVLASIRLDHTHQFISLALGYGYTKDHFISWSYYLNAISTSIVAGIASDINTSIGAFRFSGGAALNATHMRQEFATGGIRTRYAFGTGIDASVFYVRPQWSLQLSLLAGPIWAPGVEQGSNSSLAIYGNGGLSLRYRL; encoded by the coding sequence TATAGATGCTAATGGCAAACAACCTTTTCCTCCTTTGCAACACGCCGAACGTGAGGCAATATCTTTATATAATCGCTTAATCGAGTTAGCTAACTTCGATGCTTCTCATAAACGTACTATTTTATTAACCGGTGCTTCACGCGACGAAATTCTTAAAGCCGCGGCAACGATTGCATCCCAAAAAAAAGCTGATGAACAATTATATGATAAAGTTGATAGTCTTTTCGCTTTTTTCTTTTCAGGTCATGGCCAAAGTGGTCGTTTACTTTTGCAAGATAAACCGCTTTCAACTGCAGATTTAGTGCAGATTTTTCATAAAATTAATGCCACGCTGCAATTAGGTGTGTTTGATGCTTGCTATAGTGGCAGCCTCGATCAAGCAGCACTAGCAGAAAAAGGCGCAAAATTAACTCCGGGTGTTAATCTTTTTAACGAGCTGCCTCAAGAAGTTTTACTATCAGAAGGTAGTATTTGGTTAGTTTCAAGTGGTGCTGGAGAAGTAAGTTATGAAGATAGTGAACTCGGTGGCGTTTTTATGCATTTTTTCACTGAAGCACTTGAGAAAGCACCTCGTGATGGTATCGGTATTACGCTTGATAGTATTTGGGATTACACCCGTCGCAATACTGTAGCTTACACGGCAGATCGCGATCGACGACAAATACCACAACAATTTGTTACTCGTCTTAAATCAAGCGGTCCCTTATATTTAAGCTTTCCGAATAATCGTAGTTCAACTTTGATATTAGCTGAAGAATTAAAAGGACGGGTAATCTTAGAATATGCTGATGGCCAATTCTTTGAAGTCATTGATAAGCAACAAGGCGACCGTAAAGAAATTAAAATTTTTCCTGGTACTGCGAATGTAAAATTTATTGATTCAAAAGAAAATCTAATACAAGAAAGTTTTCAGTTTAATAATAATAGTATTATTATACTTCATACTCCCCAAGAGCATAGTATTATTGCTTCATTAGGCCGTAAGAGTAAAAAATTATGGGCTAAGGGATCGTATCATTCTTTATATGCTCGTGAATTTATTCCAGCCGTCACAACTTCGATAGGTGTTGAGGCACGACAAGGAATATCTTCACGAGGTATATTACTACCAGCCTCATCGGTACTTGCATCTATTCGTCTCGATCACACCCATCAATTTATATCATTAGCTTTAGGTTATGGTTACACAAAAGACCATTTTATCTCTTGGTCGTATTATTTAAATGCAATTTCAACATCAATAGTTGCTGGGATAGCAAGCGATATTAACACTAGTATAGGTGCATTTAGATTCTCAGGAGGCGCTGCATTAAATGCTACACATATGCGTCAAGAATTCGCAACTGGTGGCATACGCACTCGCTATGCATTTGGTACAGGTATCGATGCTTCAGTGTTTTATGTCAGACCGCAGTGGTCTTTACAGCTTTCACTACTAGCTGGGCCGATATGGGCTCCTGGGGTCGAGCAAGGCTCAAATTCATCATTGGCAATCTATGGCAATGGTGGGTTGTCACTACGTTATCGCTTATAA
- a CDS encoding sodium-dependent transporter has protein sequence MASRKRDSWASRLGIIMAVAGSAIGLGNFLRFPAKAAANGGGAFMIPYLVALLLLGLPLMWVEWTLGRFGGGFEHGTAPGIFHNVWRKNRFIKYFGVIGIFGPLVIFIYYVYIASWTLGYSFYSLNGTIASITDQQTMQSFLRGYQGIETNQFFSGIWPAYICFFITFIISFWIIYHGIRGGIERICRIAVPLLFGCALILFIRVLTLGTPNPEHPDWNISNGFGFLWNPDFSALKSGKVWIEAAGQIFFTLSVGIGVILTYASYLSKGDDVTLSGLSATSMNETAEVILGGSIIIPAAFVFFGPTNISDIAASGVFNIGFVTMPLILNQLPLAGFLGFLWFFLLFLAGITSLISIMQPAIAFLEDEFNINRKKAVFIFGSIAFILCHFPIFMLQNGVVDELDFWGGTFFLVLFATIEVILFAWILGIDKAWDEMHHGADLRVPKAYKFIIKYVTPVFLLIILSVWLWQEWLPVILMKNVSDTNKPFVLGTRIVLMVLLTILAIAVKIAWSRRKTKGEDNYAA, from the coding sequence ATGGCATCGAGAAAACGCGACAGTTGGGCCAGTCGGCTTGGTATAATTATGGCAGTAGCCGGTTCGGCAATAGGCCTTGGCAATTTTTTACGCTTTCCGGCTAAAGCTGCTGCTAATGGCGGTGGCGCCTTTATGATTCCGTATTTGGTTGCGCTATTGTTACTTGGCCTTCCATTAATGTGGGTTGAGTGGACTCTTGGTCGTTTTGGTGGTGGCTTTGAACACGGCACCGCACCGGGCATTTTTCATAATGTTTGGCGCAAAAACCGTTTCATTAAATACTTTGGTGTAATCGGAATTTTTGGTCCACTAGTTATCTTCATCTATTATGTCTATATTGCTTCGTGGACATTAGGTTATAGCTTTTATTCGCTTAACGGTACTATCGCTTCTATTACTGATCAGCAAACCATGCAGAGTTTTCTGCGAGGTTATCAGGGCATAGAAACTAATCAGTTTTTCAGTGGCATTTGGCCTGCTTATATCTGTTTTTTTATAACTTTTATCATTAGTTTTTGGATTATATATCACGGCATCAGAGGTGGCATTGAACGCATTTGTCGCATCGCTGTGCCTCTTTTATTTGGCTGCGCTTTAATACTCTTCATCCGTGTATTAACCTTAGGTACCCCTAACCCAGAACACCCAGATTGGAATATAAGCAATGGCTTTGGATTTTTGTGGAATCCAGATTTTAGCGCCTTAAAATCTGGAAAAGTCTGGATTGAAGCTGCAGGGCAAATATTCTTCACGCTTAGTGTAGGTATTGGCGTTATATTAACCTATGCAAGTTATCTCTCAAAAGGTGATGATGTTACTCTCTCTGGTTTAAGTGCCACAAGCATGAACGAGACCGCCGAAGTAATTTTAGGTGGTAGTATTATTATCCCCGCGGCGTTTGTATTTTTTGGCCCTACTAATATTAGCGATATTGCAGCGTCTGGTGTTTTTAATATCGGCTTTGTCACCATGCCTCTAATTTTAAATCAACTACCACTCGCTGGGTTTTTAGGTTTTTTGTGGTTTTTCTTGCTATTTCTTGCTGGTATCACTTCGTTAATATCGATTATGCAGCCAGCTATTGCGTTTTTAGAAGATGAATTTAATATCAATCGTAAAAAAGCGGTATTTATCTTTGGTAGTATTGCATTTATCTTATGCCATTTCCCTATCTTTATGCTGCAAAACGGCGTTGTTGATGAACTTGATTTTTGGGGTGGTACTTTCTTTTTGGTTTTATTCGCAACTATCGAAGTAATTTTATTCGCCTGGATACTTGGTATCGACAAGGCCTGGGATGAAATGCATCATGGCGCTGATTTGCGTGTACCGAAAGCATACAAATTCATTATCAAATATGTTACGCCAGTATTTTTATTGATTATTTTAAGTGTATGGCTATGGCAAGAATGGCTGCCGGTCATTTTAATGAAGAATGTTAGCGATACCAACAAGCCTTTTGTGCTTGGCACCCGTATTGTCTTAATGGTTCTACTGACAATTTTAGCTATCGCCGTTAAAATTGCGTGGTCACGCCGTAAAACCAAAGGAGAAGACAACTATGCAGCCTGA